In Chitinophaga oryzae, the sequence AGCGCGGGCGACAGTAGCCGGGAAGTGAGTGCTGTATTGCCTCTCATGAACACGGCATAATGGTGTTTGCTGGAAAACATCGTTCCCGGATAGGTAATAATGCGCGGCTCCATATCCGGCGCCGCGGCCTGCGCCACTACCAGGGCGCTGTCCAGTGACGCCAGTTTGCCCTCATAGGGCGGCTGCTTTTCATAGGGCGCCACCATCTCCTTTAACTGCCCCTGCTGCCACATGAACAGTACCACATCGGACATGGTGTTGATGATGCCGGTTAGGCCCACCACGCTGGCCCAGGCAAGAGTGATGATGCCCAGCAGGTTGTGCGTGTCCAGCCATTGCAGCCGTTTGGATTTGTATTTGCGCACCATGCCGAAATCGTATTTCTTCATAATACGGCCATACAACACGGTCCCGGAAACAATGGCTGCCATAAAGAGAAGGCCCATCAGCCCCAGGAACAGCTTACCGCCAATGCCCAGGAACATATTGGTATGGATCTTCAGGACCACATCCATCAGTCCGTCGGTAGTAGGCTTGTCCAGCACCTTGCCGGTGTACAGGTTCAGCATCGCATACCTGCTTTGCTCCGGCGGCGCGTCCGGCGCAGGCGCCAGGTCAAAGATCACTTTGTTACGGTCTTCTTCATCCCAGAAAATATAACGGATGTGATTGCCCGGATACTGTGCGGAAGCCGCCATGGCCAGTGAATCGAGCGGCAACGGCCGCGCGCCCGGCGGTATATCGGCCACCACCTGTTTTTCCAGTACTTTGTCCAGCTCCTCGTGGAAGATGAGCGGTAAACCGGTTACACACAGCATCAGCAGGAACAGCGTACAAATAAGGCTGCTCCATTTATGCCAGTTGAACCATCGTTTGGCGGTTTTAATATCCATGCAGTATTAATTGTCAGGTTTGAAGGACCCGGAATGATGCGCGGCAAAAATGCAGCTGAAATCAGCGGCGATGGTAACGGGATTGGGAAAATAATTTATCCAATCGGGAAAATTAAGTATCTTGAAAAGAGAACTGTTGCCCGGAAAACCCCGGCAGAAAAGGATCGTGAGAGATCTTCGGGAATCAACCAGAAAAACCATTGCTATCGTACTAAAATGAAAACGCTTTGATAAGATTGTTACTATGGATGTTGCAAAACAGGACATGGCGCAGCGGCTTGCTGTGTTTGATATTTCTTCCGTTAACACGATTGGCGCAGGCGCAGGATGCCAACTACTGGTCCGGTAATTTCGGCGCCGGCGGTTTCTTTTCTCCGGGCGCCGTAGTGGCTAACAACAAAGACAGCGGCGTACTGTTTTATAACCCCGCCCTGCAGCCTCTCTCCGGGAAAAATGCCATCTCTGTATCAGGGATGATATACCAGGTAGAATCGATCAACATTAAGAACGGCGCCGGAACAGGGAAAAACCTGCATTCGCTGATATCGGCCAGCGTACCGCAGATGCTGACAGGCACGGTGAAGGTGGGCCGTAGGAAGCCGGTATTCCTCGCGTATGCGCTCACCCACAATGCGGTCATTAACTATAACGTTACCCAGCAGCAGGACGCCCGGATGAATGTGCTGAACGACAGCTACAGCCCCGGCCCTGAATATTATCTCGGACAGTACAACCTGCAGAATATTACGAGAGATGCCTCCGCGCTTATCAGCACAGGGTTCAGGCTGGACAGGCACTGGGCCATCGGCTTTATGGCGGAAGGACAGTCCCGTTCCCAGCATTACAGCGAAAACTTCCTCTCCCGCGCGCTGGTCAACAGTAACCAGCCTACGCTGCCTATTACCAGCAACGAAGGGAAATACCAGGTCGACTATACGCACTTCGGCTTTAAGCTGCGGGCGGGGCTGAGTTATGAGACCGGTAAGCATCACCTGGGCCTCCTGCTGTCTTCCCCGCTGATACATGCATGGGGGAGAGGCCGGCTGCTCAGCGACAACGCGATATCCAACGTACACTTCATTGTTGACGAACCGTTGAACCTGCTGGCCAGCACCCGGCAAACCAAACTGGATACCCGGTACAAAACACCGCTCAGCGTGGCGGCAGGTTATGCGTACGACTACAGTAAAGGTCAGTTCTATGTGGCGGCCGAGTACTTCCTGAAAGTAAAGGAATACACGATCCTCGCGCCCACCAGCGACCTCTTTGTGCGGCCGGACACCGGCAACAGCATCATCCGCGCATCAGAACTGCTGAAAATGCGGGAAGCCCGCAAGGCTGTCTTCAATGTGGCGGTAGGCGTAAGTTACCGGATAAAGCCGCAGTTAACGGGCTTCTGTTCCCTGAGAACGGATTTCAACTACGGGGAAAGGACCTACACGGACGGCACCGCACCGAATACCGCCACATGGGATAACTATTACTGTCAGCTGGGCGTTAACATAAAGCGGAGCAAATACAACCTGCGGACCGGCCTGTTCCTGGGATATGGACGCACGGGCAGCTATGAACAGTTCATTAATTTCGATCATCCGCAGGAAAACAACCTGCTGACAGGCGAGCGGGGAATGGTGCCCGCCTCGCGGATGACCGCCGCCGTGATGGTGGCGTTTATCCATAACCTGTAATGGCATTTTTGTCGTTTTTTTCCAAACAGCCCGGCGCCTTCCTTACGTACCTTTGTAAAAAGTATTCCATCCATGGCACAGCAGAAATTAAAACACGAACAGGTACAATACCTTGAGTTCCTCTCAGAAGACCTTGAACGTACAAAGGAATTTTACAGTAAAAGTTTTGGCTGGAAATTCACCGACTACGGCCCGGACTATACGGCTTTTGAAGGCGACTATGTGGACGGCGGTTTCACCACCGGTAAACCGGTAAAAGGGACCGTGATGGTCATTCTTTACTCCGACGACCTGGAAGCTACGCAGCAGAAAGTCAAAGCGGCGGGTGGTAAGATAGTGCAGGACATCTTCAGTTTCCCCGGTGGCCGGCGCTTCCATTTCTCGGACCCGAACGGCTACGAACTGGCGGTCTGGGCGCATTAAGTAATATAGAAAAGGCTGTAAGTCAAGCGCTTACAGCCTTTTTTGTGGATGGGGGCGGTTTTTATATCTTCATCCACAGATCGGTACATACCTCCGTTTCATCGATACTTATGAAAAATAACCCGGCCGCCTCCCTTAATTTGCATATGCTATCCTGGAAAGCCCCTCAAATCTGCATTCACATCGTCTGTTGTCTGCTGTTTATGATATTCCCGTTGTTGTTCATGTCTAACGGGAAAGGGTATACTGAATTGATAGCGCCTGCCACCCATTATAGTTATTGGCTGTTCTGCAGCTGTTACATCTGTCTGTTCTACTTTAATCGTTATTATCTGATGCCCGGATTTTTTATTCCGGGCAGATATATTAGCTATGCCGCCATGGCCCTGCTGCTTTGTGCCGGTATCTTCTTACTGCAACCGTTCGACCGGCTGCTGCGGCAGAAATGGGCAGTGATGCCGGCAGGAGCGGAGTGGGTGTATGTGCCGCCGGTGATAGATATTACCAGTCTCTTTATCTTTTTTATGATCATGGCGCTGGGCGCAGCCATTACCACCACGCAGCGCTGGCAGCTGACCGAACAGCGGGCGCTCACCGCGGAAAGGGAGAAGATCCGGGCGGAATTGTCTTTCCTCAAAGCGCAGGTGCATCCGCATTTCCTGTATAATACGCTCAACAATATTTATACCCTGGCGCTCACAAAAAATAATTACACTGCGGACAGTATTCTGCGCTTATCGAATATTATGCGTTACATTACGGACGATGTGATCGCCGATTACGTGCCGCTGCCGCAGGAAGAAGCCTGTATCCGCGACTACATCGCACTGCAGCAGCTCCGCCTCCGGCCGGGAACGGTGGATTACCAGGTATCCGGCGAGATGGAGCGCAAGGTGATCAGCCCGTTGATACTGATGACTTTCGTGGAAAATGTATTTAAGTACGGCATCAGCAAACACCTGCCGGAGACAGTTACTATCCGCCTGAATGTGAAAGACCATCAGATAGATTTTTTTTGCAGTAACCGTATCTACCGTGAACCCGCACCTGCCAACAGCTGCGGCGTAGGGATTGCCAATACAAGGCAACGGCTGGCATTGCTGTACCCGCAGAAACATATACTGGATATCACCACAGACAACAACCTATATATCGTGAGACTGACATTATTGACAGATTAACCCGTACGAAACCATTTACTTCATTTGCCCGTATGAAGATTAAAGCCATTGCCATAGATGATGAACCGCTGGCGCTGGAGCTGATCAGGACCTACACCGCGCAGTTCCCCGCCCTGCAGCTGCTGCAGACATTCGACGATGCGCTGTCCGGCGCTGAATTCCTTCGCTGCCGCCGGGTAGACCTGCTGTTCATCGATATCAACATGCCGGATATTACCGGCATTGACCTGGTACGTTCCCTCGAAGAAAAACCCATGGTCATTTTCACGACTGCGCATAAACGATTTGCACATGAAGGATTTGAACTGGAAGCGCTGGACTACCTGCTGAAGCCTATCAGCCTGGAGCGGTTCTCCCGTACCATGCAGAAAACAATGGCGCAGTACCACTACCGGCACACGGTGGCAGCGCCGCGGGAGCCGGAATCTTTTTTCGTATATGCAGAATACAAACAGGTGAGGATATGGATGGATGAAGTGGAATATATAGAAAGCCTGGAAGATTATATCCGCATTCATCTGCTGAGCGGCCGGCCGGTGCTGACGCTGATGCCTTTGAAGAAAGTGCTGGAGAAGCTGCCGCACGACCGCTTCCGCCGTATTCACCGCAGCTATATTGTGGCGGTGCGCAGCATCTGTGCCATCGCCTATCGCAGGGTATTGCTGCATTCCGGTATCAGCCTGCCGGTCAGCAGCACCTATGCCGAAGATATCCGGGAGTGGAGCGGCAAATAATACGTCGGTACATCCTTCGCTTTTACCGATACCTGCTTGATAAAAAAATTGTGTTGGCTGAACTTTAGCTAAACAATTTTTATCTTATGGAAAGGAAAAATTTTCTCAGATCACTGGCTGTAACAGCCATCTCTGCCCCTGTGCTGCTGGAAGCCTGTAAAAAGGACACTGCAGAACCCGCAGCGGCTGCCTCCGGCGCCCAGGCCGAAGCTGCCTGTCGCCTCACAGATCCCGATATGGACGGCCCGTATCCGTTGTATAACAGCCGCGGATCCATTATTAACCGGGTAAACATCACAGACAACAAACCCGGTCTGCCGCTCAATATCGACATCAAAGTGCAAAGCGTGAGCAGGGGCTGCGCGCCTGTGACCAACGCACGTGTGGATATCTGGCAGTGCGATAAAGACGGTTACTACTCCGGTTACATCAACAACGGTTACCTGGGCGTGCAGAACAACATCGGACGCCTGTTTGGCCGCGGATTACAGTATACCGACGCCAACGGCATGGTACATTTCCTGTCTATCTATCCCGGATGGTACCCCGGCCGTTGTACCCACCTGCATGCGCAGGTCTTCATCGGCACTTCCCTGTACCTCACCACCCAGATTGCATTCCCTGACGCTGTCAACGCCGCCGTATATA encodes:
- a CDS encoding PepSY-associated TM helix domain-containing protein — its product is MDIKTAKRWFNWHKWSSLICTLFLLMLCVTGLPLIFHEELDKVLEKQVVADIPPGARPLPLDSLAMAASAQYPGNHIRYIFWDEEDRNKVIFDLAPAPDAPPEQSRYAMLNLYTGKVLDKPTTDGLMDVVLKIHTNMFLGIGGKLFLGLMGLLFMAAIVSGTVLYGRIMKKYDFGMVRKYKSKRLQWLDTHNLLGIITLAWASVVGLTGIINTMSDVVLFMWQQGQLKEMVAPYEKQPPYEGKLASLDSALVVAQAAAPDMEPRIITYPGTMFSSKHHYAVFMRGNTALTSRLLSPALVDAQTGRLTDHRQMPWYVNTLFLSEPLHFGDYGGMPLKVIWALFDLATIIILITGLYLWFERRNAARLQWSRLEKTAAENE
- a CDS encoding sensor histidine kinase, encoding MKNNPAASLNLHMLSWKAPQICIHIVCCLLFMIFPLLFMSNGKGYTELIAPATHYSYWLFCSCYICLFYFNRYYLMPGFFIPGRYISYAAMALLLCAGIFLLQPFDRLLRQKWAVMPAGAEWVYVPPVIDITSLFIFFMIMALGAAITTTQRWQLTEQRALTAEREKIRAELSFLKAQVHPHFLYNTLNNIYTLALTKNNYTADSILRLSNIMRYITDDVIADYVPLPQEEACIRDYIALQQLRLRPGTVDYQVSGEMERKVISPLILMTFVENVFKYGISKHLPETVTIRLNVKDHQIDFFCSNRIYREPAPANSCGVGIANTRQRLALLYPQKHILDITTDNNLYIVRLTLLTD
- a CDS encoding VOC family protein, with protein sequence MAQQKLKHEQVQYLEFLSEDLERTKEFYSKSFGWKFTDYGPDYTAFEGDYVDGGFTTGKPVKGTVMVILYSDDLEATQQKVKAAGGKIVQDIFSFPGGRRFHFSDPNGYELAVWAH
- a CDS encoding dioxygenase family protein; its protein translation is MERKNFLRSLAVTAISAPVLLEACKKDTAEPAAAASGAQAEAACRLTDPDMDGPYPLYNSRGSIINRVNITDNKPGLPLNIDIKVQSVSRGCAPVTNARVDIWQCDKDGYYSGYINNGYLGVQNNIGRLFGRGLQYTDANGMVHFLSIYPGWYPGRCTHLHAQVFIGTSLYLTTQIAFPDAVNAAVYSTPLYALHGQNPTTNYLDTIINDSLATELATVTPAAGGGYNLSHVINIR
- a CDS encoding LytR/AlgR family response regulator transcription factor, whose product is MKIKAIAIDDEPLALELIRTYTAQFPALQLLQTFDDALSGAEFLRCRRVDLLFIDINMPDITGIDLVRSLEEKPMVIFTTAHKRFAHEGFELEALDYLLKPISLERFSRTMQKTMAQYHYRHTVAAPREPESFFVYAEYKQVRIWMDEVEYIESLEDYIRIHLLSGRPVLTLMPLKKVLEKLPHDRFRRIHRSYIVAVRSICAIAYRRVLLHSGISLPVSSTYAEDIREWSGK